tgttttgtttttgtagCTGTTCCTAAGATGGACGTCCCTTCACTACTACTTtctctacaaaaaaaaaaaaaaaagactattcAAAAGGTGTTttgaacaaagaaaaaaaaagcaaatGTATCATTCCTTATTTACTACTTTCTCTTACGCAAAATTTCCTCTGAAGCGTTCAGTGAAAATTCCAATCATTTTCATCTAGGTGAATCCAGTAAAGGGCAGAGTAAATACTTTCTGCCTTTCTACTTAATCTTCTTTTATCATGGATTCGTAATTTCCATCACGGGGCTCTCGTTACTAAAATCTAAAACAATATTGAATAAGCCCCTCTCTGTTTTTGAGCATTAGGGTAGTCAAAATCCCAAAAGAATCAAGCTTGCTTTGGTGTTTAGATATGTTAGAATATGATTTTTCTAAACATTTACTATCCttaattcaaatataaaaataaaattattattattaaatttaaatcatatactttaaataatataaataaacctCAAATAGATTTCAAAATTGGATTCCAATATTTGCAATTCACTATCCTTTCCTCTGTAGCTAAAGAAATTAAATCAGAACATGACTTCTTTTTTGCCAACAAATATTAAAAGCAAAAATCAAATATTACTAGGAATGCTAGATTTGGTTAAACAATGATTTTCTTGACGTTACCTATGAAGGAGCAAAGAATCAAATATCTTACTGCCACACGTAAAAGAACTGAATCAAGTAAAGAAGCAAACAACAGCATAGCCCATCTCATGTTTGCTGCTACCAAACTCAGTTTATCCTATGCCCGACATAGAGTCTTGAAGGATACTAAGATCAATCAACCTTCAAAGCTAAAAGCATGGTTCCAGACATAAAGTAATACAAGATATCAATGTGTGTTGGCTTGTTTCGAGATTTTAAATAAAGTTTCAATTTTAAGGCTTATAAATGAAATAAGTGCTACAAAAATTTCTTTTTGAAATAGTTGTAGTTACCaaatacattatatatatataaaaaaaaaatggacAGGTGGTAGGAGGTGGGACATGGTAAGATAGCTTTAAAGTTGCAGGCATCATGTTCACAATTTAATTGGATTCGAAGCAAGGAAGTAGATTCATGCAAGCTTTATTCCTTATTCAATGGCTATATATAGGCTTCTTCTCATGGTACCAAAGAGCCCCATCCTCACTTCTGCAAACCATACCTTCTTTTTCTGTAATATTTTCCAATGGCTCATTTGACAAACCCTGGTCCATTTCACCCATCAATCCCCAGACCCCTCCACAATCCCGCTAGTGCTCCTGCGCCTGCTGCCGCTCAGCCGCAGGTCCATGATCATGGTGCAGCTCCAGCAAACCACAACCATGACCATCTTACTTCCACCACTCAGCTACGTACTGCCACTCCTGGTGCTAGCCAGGCACTCATGAAGAGTCCTAGTGCTACTCATGCACTCATCAGGGGTGACCGCACCGCTGGCATGTTAACCATGTCGGATGACCATGTGatgatgaatcaaattttggCCACCCATGCACCCGATGGCCGAGATGTTGATGTTCGGCCTCTTCTCTATCTGGTCGAAGACATCCTGAATCGCGCCACCGAGCATGTCAATTTCATCATCAAGGTATAACATATGACGCACCTATACAAATGATCGAAAAATGGTCACATTACCTTTTGTTTTACTGCAGGGTACTCAGGCTCAAATCGAAATGGAAGAAAAGGCTCAGCAAGCAAATTATATAGCTATGCTTGAAGCTCTTACATTTACCATCGATAGAATCGCATGCGAGGTTTGTGAATTTACCTAGTAAAATCATATGCTGTGTTTGTTATTCAATTGTTCTAACATCTTGAATTTGTTTGCCAGCTATCCTACAAGGCTTTGAGAGGTTCCGACCCGCACACCACGACAACTGCGATTTTCAGTTTTCTATCAAGCTATGCGTGGGATGCTAAGCTGGTGCTATCTCTATCAGCCTTTGCCTTGAACTATGGAGAATTCTGGCTTCTTGCTCAGATTTACTCGACCAACCAGCTTGCCAAGTCGATGGCAATCTTGAAGCAACTGCCATCACTTCTGGAGCACACAGCTCCGTTGAAACCCCGGTTCAATGCGCTCAACACTTTGATTCGGACAATGATGGATGTAACCAGATGTGTTGTCGAGTTCAAGGATCTCCCCTCGATGTACATCTCACCAGACGCACCGGCATTAGCCTCTGCCATGACCCTTATCCCAACCGCTGTCTATTGGACCATCCGGAGCATGGTGGCTTGTGCAACTCAAATTTCTAGCCTCACTAGCATGGGTCATGAGTATGTTTTGCTGGTTCATCTTATGTGAAATGCTTAATCATGCATGGCGATGAGTTTTGAAGATTATAATTAGTTCGATTAAGTCGGTTTGCTTTGAATTTCAGGTATGGAGTTTTGGCAACAGAGTCCTGGGAGTTGTCGACGTTGGCTCACAAACTCCAGAACATACATGAACATCTAAGGAAGCAGCTGAATTTATGTTACCAACATATCGGTTAGTAATTAGCCCCTTGAAATATACAGGACCGGATGTTCTTAGATAATGCAATTGCAAAAACCTgaaaaattgattgaaaataaCTACTCATGGACATTATTTTGATCATTGTTAAATTGCAGAGGAAAAGAAAGATGTTGACACTTTCCACATGCTTCTGAAGCTTTTTGATCCGAATGTGGCGCACATAGACAACATGAAACATCTAAAGGCCTTGATTTATGCCGGGGACGATAAACTGCCGCTTCTTGACGGTGCTACAAGGAGAAAGGTTGGCTGCCTTACTGAATTATAACAGTTTCCTCCTCCATCTTTGTTAACTGGCGCTTACTGTCGGATATGTCTCAAAATCTTGTGGCATAGGTTGGCCTAGAGGTTCTGAGAAGGAGAAATGTGCTCTT
The Gossypium arboreum isolate Shixiya-1 chromosome 10, ASM2569848v2, whole genome shotgun sequence genome window above contains:
- the LOC108487608 gene encoding protein SIEVE ELEMENT OCCLUSION B-like — translated: MAHLTNPGPFHPSIPRPLHNPASAPAPAAAQPQVHDHGAAPANHNHDHLTSTTQLRTATPGASQALMKSPSATHALIRGDRTAGMLTMSDDHVMMNQILATHAPDGRDVDVRPLLYLVEDILNRATEHVNFIIKGTQAQIEMEEKAQQANYIAMLEALTFTIDRIACELSYKALRGSDPHTTTTAIFSFLSSYAWDAKLVLSLSAFALNYGEFWLLAQIYSTNQLAKSMAILKQLPSLLEHTAPLKPRFNALNTLIRTMMDVTRCVVEFKDLPSMYISPDAPALASAMTLIPTAVYWTIRSMVACATQISSLTSMGHEYGVLATESWELSTLAHKLQNIHEHLRKQLNLCYQHIEEKKDVDTFHMLLKLFDPNVAHIDNMKHLKALIYAGDDKLPLLDGATRRKVGLEVLRRRNVLLLISSLEFSGDELAILEQIYSDTRMHEAGMQSHYEVVWIPVVEHSGVPLSEETRTRFEALRSSMPWYSVEDPLLIEKPVLRFIKEIWHFRTKPILVVLDPRGKVLSQNAIHMMWIWGSAAFPFTSYEEEKLWSKETWQLNLLIDGIDPLILDWIKDGKYIFLYGGDDIEWISKFVASARTVASAFGIPLEMVYVGKSNKREQVKKVAAIIKERKLSHCWEDPAMVWFFWTRLESMMFSKIQLGRADDLDPIVQGIKKLLSYGREGGWAVLSEGSNILVNGHSTTVLPTLVDYVKWRGNVAEKGFNLSFIEYHDQLHNVAHPCCRFEFLATTKAPESIRCPECHRVMEKHTAFVCCHDEQAIPDSLFAS